The proteins below come from a single Beutenbergia cavernae DSM 12333 genomic window:
- a CDS encoding glycosyltransferase has protein sequence MAILTSVALVFGITLLVVGVLRLLLTPFALVFEARYGRAPRGPHDVGPMFPEPPHVSVVVPAYNEAVVIVHCVRSILRSDHPHLEVVCVDDGSTDDTFALMEGLAAEHPSVRAIRQANAGKGAALNTGIAAAHGEVLLLVDADGLFRPDTVTELLRGFRDERVGAVCGNDRPVNLDRVQTKLLALISHVGTGLMRRALDVVHALPIVSGNVGAFRRDVLERTGPFRTDTLGEDLELTWRIYERGYRVTFAPRALVHAESPSTLRGLWRQRVRWARGLLQTTDLHRRTIGNPRYGFFGPYLAYNTLAQLVLPFVQVLAVVVLAVLVLTDGTSWLPSGLWPWVLFLGIPLSLALLLLAIALDRAPGDLRFLWTVPLWPLYSAMMTFVTIDAVRLELGGAEQRWNKLDRSGTVSVKGLVDDDDDASPPSSS, from the coding sequence GTGGCGATCCTCACCTCGGTCGCGCTCGTCTTCGGCATCACGTTGCTGGTCGTCGGGGTCCTCCGGCTCCTGCTGACGCCGTTCGCGCTCGTGTTCGAGGCTCGGTACGGACGCGCACCGCGCGGCCCCCACGACGTCGGCCCGATGTTCCCCGAACCACCGCACGTGAGCGTGGTCGTGCCGGCGTACAACGAGGCAGTGGTGATCGTTCACTGCGTGCGGTCGATCCTGCGCAGCGATCACCCCCACCTCGAGGTCGTGTGCGTCGACGACGGCTCGACGGACGACACGTTCGCACTCATGGAAGGCCTCGCCGCCGAGCACCCCTCGGTCCGCGCGATCCGGCAGGCGAACGCCGGAAAGGGCGCCGCCCTGAACACGGGCATCGCCGCCGCCCACGGCGAGGTGCTGCTGCTCGTCGACGCGGATGGCCTGTTCCGCCCGGACACCGTCACAGAGCTGCTGCGCGGGTTCCGGGACGAGCGCGTCGGGGCCGTCTGCGGGAACGACCGCCCGGTGAACCTCGACCGCGTCCAGACCAAGCTCCTCGCCCTCATCAGCCACGTCGGCACGGGCCTCATGCGCCGGGCTCTCGACGTCGTGCACGCCCTCCCCATCGTCTCCGGCAACGTCGGAGCGTTCCGGCGCGACGTCTTGGAGCGCACCGGCCCGTTCCGCACGGACACGCTCGGCGAGGACCTCGAGCTCACGTGGCGGATCTACGAGCGCGGGTACCGGGTGACGTTCGCCCCCCGGGCACTGGTGCATGCCGAGTCGCCGTCGACGCTGCGCGGCCTGTGGCGGCAGCGCGTGCGCTGGGCACGCGGCCTGCTGCAGACGACCGACCTGCACCGGCGGACGATCGGCAACCCGCGGTACGGCTTCTTCGGGCCGTACCTTGCCTACAACACCCTCGCCCAGCTGGTCCTGCCGTTCGTCCAGGTCCTCGCGGTCGTCGTCCTGGCTGTGCTGGTCCTCACGGACGGCACGAGCTGGCTGCCGTCCGGGCTGTGGCCGTGGGTGCTGTTCCTCGGGATCCCCTTGTCGCTGGCCCTGCTGCTGCTCGCGATCGCTCTCGACCGTGCCCCCGGCGACCTCCGCTTCCTGTGGACCGTCCCGCTGTGGCCGCTGTACTCGGCGATGATGACGTTCGTGACGATCGACGCCGTGCGGCTGGAGCTCGGCGGGGCGGAGCAGCGATGGAACAAGCTCGACCGGAGCGGGACGGTGTCCGTGAAGGGGCTCGTGGACGACGACGACGACGCCTCACCGCCGTCGTCGTCCTGA
- a CDS encoding histidine kinase, with protein MAQALGGAVVWLRRAWRDLGEDAGPTTAVWLFGLGALTIALGLVDVWGPGRGVAPAWHLVPLAVGCAAMTVRRRRPGFTLGVATVVFIADAILGGSFAVTLVLFDAIYAAERFGGTRLRRSVHLAAGVIVVGIVLASVRGGNELRDVLALGLQTGGLLGLPIWWASSVRQAAELAAAAEERARLEIERAESLERLAAAERTSAVEAERTRMARDLHDAVAGEVSAVVIHAEAALAAPPDHERDRAALTAVRAGGLAALAEMRTLIEILRARESDDDPDEQRTTPPRLTQDLPALLGGAVAVRVTGEASLQEHGLPRAVDQTAYRIVQECLTNVAKHGASPQAELSLTVDAATLEIDVSNRARPGVPTATGGHGVIGMNERATPLGGTVTAGIADDGGTWVVRARLPLPPADVRSRT; from the coding sequence ATGGCACAGGCCCTGGGAGGTGCGGTGGTGTGGCTTCGGCGCGCGTGGCGCGACCTCGGTGAAGACGCCGGGCCGACGACGGCCGTCTGGCTGTTCGGGCTCGGAGCCCTGACGATCGCCCTCGGTCTCGTGGACGTCTGGGGACCCGGACGCGGTGTCGCGCCCGCGTGGCACCTGGTCCCGCTCGCCGTCGGCTGCGCGGCCATGACGGTGCGGCGCCGGCGCCCGGGCTTCACGCTCGGCGTCGCGACGGTCGTGTTCATCGCGGACGCGATCCTCGGCGGGTCCTTCGCCGTGACCCTCGTCCTGTTCGACGCGATCTACGCCGCCGAACGCTTCGGTGGGACCCGCCTGCGCCGCTCCGTCCACCTGGCCGCGGGCGTGATCGTGGTCGGCATCGTCCTGGCCTCCGTCCGCGGCGGGAACGAGCTGCGGGACGTCCTCGCGCTCGGCCTGCAGACCGGCGGGCTCCTCGGCCTGCCGATCTGGTGGGCCTCCAGCGTGCGGCAGGCGGCCGAGCTCGCCGCCGCTGCCGAGGAGCGGGCGCGACTCGAGATCGAGCGGGCCGAGAGCCTCGAGCGGCTCGCAGCGGCCGAGCGCACGAGCGCCGTCGAGGCGGAACGCACCCGCATGGCACGCGACCTGCACGACGCCGTCGCGGGCGAGGTCTCCGCCGTCGTCATCCATGCGGAGGCCGCCCTGGCCGCCCCGCCCGACCACGAGCGGGACCGCGCCGCCCTCACCGCCGTGCGCGCCGGCGGCCTTGCGGCGCTCGCCGAGATGCGCACCCTCATCGAGATCCTGCGGGCCCGCGAGAGCGACGACGACCCCGACGAGCAGCGCACGACACCACCCCGCCTCACGCAGGACCTGCCCGCGCTGCTCGGCGGCGCCGTCGCCGTCCGGGTGACCGGCGAGGCCAGCCTGCAGGAGCACGGGCTGCCGCGCGCCGTCGACCAGACCGCCTATCGCATCGTGCAGGAGTGCCTGACGAACGTGGCGAAGCACGGGGCGAGCCCGCAGGCCGAGCTGAGCCTCACTGTCGACGCCGCGACCCTCGAGATCGACGTGAGCAACCGCGCGCGCCCCGGCGTGCCCACGGCCACCGGGGGCCACGGCGTCATCGGGATGAACGAGCGCGCGACGCCGCTGGGCGGCACCGTCACGGCGGGGATCGCGGACGACGGCGGCACGTGGGTCGTGCGGGCTCGGCTCCCGCTCCCGCCGGCGGACGTCAGGAGCCGAACGTGA
- a CDS encoding response regulator yields MSTPIRVLLADDHAAIRAGLRLMLEQAGDVEVVGEAADGAAAVTNVRALRPDVVLMDVRMPGTDGIAATETIVGEGLADVVVLTTFDLDEYVFAALRAGAAGFLLKTTDAPALLDAVRRVAAGEGALAPEVTRRVLDAVARGPAPGGSDDPAVPHGLAELTDRERDVLACLGRGLSNAGIARELVITEATAKTHVSRVLAKLGCSSRVQAALLAREAGVV; encoded by the coding sequence GTGTCGACCCCGATCCGCGTCCTGCTCGCCGACGACCACGCCGCGATCCGCGCCGGCCTCCGGCTCATGCTCGAGCAGGCGGGCGACGTCGAGGTCGTCGGCGAGGCGGCCGACGGCGCCGCCGCCGTCACGAACGTCCGCGCACTCCGTCCCGACGTCGTGCTCATGGACGTGCGCATGCCCGGGACCGACGGCATCGCCGCCACGGAGACGATCGTCGGAGAAGGCCTGGCCGACGTCGTCGTCCTCACCACGTTCGACCTCGACGAGTACGTGTTCGCGGCTCTCCGCGCGGGCGCCGCCGGGTTCCTGCTCAAGACGACCGACGCGCCGGCTCTGCTCGACGCCGTACGCCGGGTCGCGGCGGGCGAGGGTGCCCTGGCGCCGGAGGTCACGCGGCGGGTGCTCGACGCCGTCGCCCGCGGGCCGGCGCCCGGAGGCTCGGACGACCCGGCGGTCCCGCACGGCCTGGCCGAGCTGACCGACCGCGAGCGCGACGTGCTCGCCTGCCTCGGGCGCGGGCTCTCGAACGCGGGCATCGCGCGCGAGCTCGTCATCACGGAGGCGACGGCGAAGACGCACGTCTCCCGCGTGCTCGCCAAGCTGGGGTGCAGCTCGCGCGTGCAGGCGGCGCTGCTGGCGCGCGAGGCCGGCGTCGTCTGA
- a CDS encoding PAS domain-containing sensor histidine kinase yields the protein MNSAATRTAESVRLPAIISRWFEPTAVGLRQVPLTVSYALVLASITVTHEVGHTVLLVVGALIVLAVQLIGSLGRWTQWSPWQYALPLAQMVALVLLELGAGVERSYFLSLVFIPVASLALQPGLLGTVLAIAGATAVITLGVTTNPDIEGTPPAIRVFVVGIVAAFVAIGTHGATDALRRQADDLTSARDELTARAKQLVSSRDLLRSVMAAATEQAVVATDADGTVVAVSTGAERMFERPQDELLGTCVADLFPPGAADPGGPAPARPWARVAALVAAATADGATSAERTLTRRDGSARALEVVVTRRPPLSDELPAPAPGYLFVATDVTARHEAERLQDEFIGLVSHELRTPLSSILGYVELLQLGGALSGEDETYVDVIDRNARRLLRMVDDLLTSVQLTAGTFTFLPEQVDVVGVVRELVTDIEPTARRAEVQVVVAGDDAVPLRSDPGRLGQVVGNVLGNAVKFSARGATVTVKVTGLLGADGRRRARIVVTDTGSGIAPDDLARITERFYRSSDARRRRVRGVGIGLSVVQAIVDAHGGTITIRSQPGEGTVVEIDLPDLTGRPAPAASPAE from the coding sequence GTGAACAGCGCTGCCACCCGGACCGCGGAGAGCGTCCGGCTTCCGGCGATCATCTCCCGCTGGTTCGAGCCGACGGCGGTGGGGCTGCGGCAGGTGCCGCTGACGGTGAGCTACGCCCTGGTGCTCGCTTCGATCACCGTCACGCACGAGGTCGGCCACACGGTGCTGCTCGTGGTGGGCGCACTGATCGTGCTCGCGGTCCAGCTCATCGGCAGCCTCGGGCGCTGGACGCAGTGGTCGCCGTGGCAGTACGCGCTGCCGCTCGCCCAGATGGTCGCGCTCGTGCTGCTCGAGCTGGGCGCCGGCGTGGAGCGCAGCTACTTCCTCAGCCTCGTGTTCATACCCGTGGCCAGCCTCGCGCTCCAACCGGGCCTGCTCGGCACCGTCCTCGCGATCGCCGGCGCGACCGCCGTCATCACCCTCGGAGTGACGACGAACCCGGACATCGAAGGCACCCCGCCCGCGATCCGGGTCTTCGTGGTCGGGATCGTCGCCGCGTTCGTCGCGATCGGCACGCACGGGGCGACTGACGCCCTGCGACGGCAGGCCGACGACCTGACATCGGCGCGCGACGAGCTGACGGCGCGCGCGAAACAGCTCGTCTCCTCGCGCGACCTGCTGCGCAGCGTCATGGCCGCCGCGACGGAGCAGGCGGTCGTCGCCACCGACGCCGACGGGACAGTGGTCGCCGTGAGCACCGGGGCGGAGCGGATGTTCGAGCGTCCGCAGGACGAGCTCCTCGGCACGTGCGTCGCTGATCTCTTCCCGCCGGGCGCGGCGGATCCGGGGGGGCCGGCGCCGGCGCGCCCGTGGGCGCGCGTGGCCGCCCTCGTCGCGGCGGCGACGGCAGACGGTGCGACGTCAGCGGAGCGCACCCTCACCCGGCGCGACGGATCGGCGCGGGCGCTGGAGGTCGTGGTGACGCGCCGACCTCCGTTGTCGGACGAGCTCCCGGCGCCCGCGCCCGGGTACCTGTTCGTCGCGACGGACGTCACCGCACGGCATGAGGCGGAGCGCCTGCAGGACGAGTTCATCGGCCTCGTGAGCCACGAGCTGAGGACCCCGCTCTCCTCGATCCTCGGCTACGTCGAGCTGCTGCAGCTCGGTGGCGCCTTGAGCGGAGAGGACGAGACGTACGTCGACGTCATCGACCGCAACGCGCGTCGCCTCCTGCGGATGGTCGACGACCTGCTCACGAGCGTGCAGCTCACGGCGGGAACGTTCACCTTCCTCCCCGAGCAGGTCGACGTCGTCGGCGTGGTCCGCGAGCTCGTCACGGACATCGAGCCGACGGCGCGGCGCGCCGAGGTCCAGGTGGTCGTGGCGGGCGACGACGCCGTCCCGCTGCGCTCCGATCCTGGGCGCCTGGGGCAGGTGGTCGGGAACGTCCTGGGCAACGCCGTGAAGTTCAGCGCGCGTGGAGCCACAGTGACGGTGAAGGTCACCGGTCTGCTCGGTGCCGACGGCCGGCGCCGCGCGCGGATCGTCGTGACCGACACGGGCAGCGGGATCGCCCCGGACGATCTCGCGCGGATCACCGAACGCTTCTACCGCTCGAGCGACGCCCGCCGACGTCGCGTGCGCGGCGTCGGCATCGGGCTGTCGGTCGTGCAGGCGATCGTGGACGCGCACGGCGGCACGATCACGATCCGGTCGCAGCCGGGAGAGGGCACAGTCGTCGAGATCGACCTGCCGGACCTGACCGGCCGACCCGCCCCCGCGGCGTCGCCAGCCGAGTGA
- a CDS encoding TIGR03086 family metal-binding protein: protein MSTPSDLRPLHRTAVTISVDIVSRVRADDLDRPTPCGDWTLRDLLAHMTVQHLGFAAAARGHGGDPGLWDANPDEPDPVGAYATAAADVLDAFAADDVLTAELELPEFAPVTRYPGAQAIGFHFIDYVAHGWDVAATLGVPYEIPDDVAAAVLPLALQVPNGAGRGAPGAAFAAAIESGDGSSDLDRFLLWLGRDPAWRP from the coding sequence ATGTCGACGCCGTCGGACCTCCGCCCCCTGCACCGCACCGCCGTCACCATCAGCGTGGACATCGTCTCGCGCGTGAGGGCGGACGACCTCGACCGGCCCACGCCGTGCGGGGACTGGACGCTGAGGGACCTGCTCGCCCACATGACCGTGCAGCACCTCGGGTTCGCCGCCGCGGCCCGCGGCCACGGCGGTGACCCCGGTCTGTGGGACGCGAACCCGGACGAGCCGGACCCGGTCGGTGCGTACGCCACGGCCGCCGCGGACGTGCTCGACGCGTTCGCCGCCGACGACGTCCTCACCGCCGAGCTCGAGCTTCCCGAGTTCGCTCCCGTCACCCGTTACCCGGGCGCCCAGGCGATCGGGTTCCACTTCATCGACTACGTCGCCCACGGCTGGGACGTCGCGGCGACGCTGGGCGTGCCGTACGAGATTCCCGACGACGTCGCGGCCGCCGTCCTGCCGCTCGCGCTCCAGGTGCCGAACGGTGCCGGCCGCGGAGCGCCCGGTGCGGCGTTCGCCGCGGCGATCGAGTCGGGCGACGGCAGCAGCGACCTGGACCGCTTCCTGCTGTGGCTCGGCCGCGACCCCGCCTGGCGCCCGTGA
- a CDS encoding PIG-L family deacetylase — MTQDRPRALVLEDDADAAEFTRIALERFGGMDVAVVGTAGDALRLLREQHFDILVSDIELPGRSGLEILPEVRMIDPTLPVMVITAHGSVSHAVEALRKSADEFLVKPVTAMQIVERATELVRSGRERDAAGREAVLAIGAHPDDVEIGVGATLAAHAAAGDRLTILTLSPGAVGGEVTLRHAEALEAAAVVGARLVHLAFPDTRLDPADGLITAIEEVVADVRPDRVYTHTSHDRHQDHRAVHEAVQVAARQVPSLWCYQSPSSTVQFQPNRFVDVDGFVETKLRMLAAYASQAHRDYMDPGLVQATARYWSRFSPALAVEPLETVRASESLAAAAQAVRPALGDVEVEHLRGVDES, encoded by the coding sequence GTGACCCAGGACCGGCCGCGAGCGCTCGTGCTGGAGGACGACGCCGACGCCGCCGAGTTCACCCGGATCGCGCTGGAGCGGTTCGGTGGGATGGACGTCGCCGTCGTGGGTACCGCCGGCGACGCCCTCCGGCTGCTGCGGGAGCAGCACTTCGACATCCTCGTCAGCGACATCGAGCTGCCGGGGCGCTCGGGCCTGGAGATCCTGCCCGAGGTCCGCATGATCGACCCGACGCTGCCCGTCATGGTCATCACGGCGCACGGCAGCGTGAGTCACGCCGTCGAGGCGCTCCGGAAGAGCGCCGACGAGTTCCTCGTCAAGCCCGTGACGGCCATGCAGATCGTGGAGCGGGCCACCGAGCTCGTGCGGTCGGGACGGGAGCGCGATGCCGCAGGGCGCGAGGCGGTCCTCGCGATCGGCGCGCATCCGGACGACGTCGAGATCGGCGTCGGTGCGACTCTGGCGGCGCATGCCGCGGCAGGCGACCGTCTGACGATCCTGACGCTGTCCCCGGGCGCCGTCGGCGGCGAGGTGACCCTCCGGCACGCGGAGGCGCTCGAGGCGGCGGCCGTCGTCGGGGCACGCCTGGTCCATCTCGCGTTCCCGGACACCCGGCTGGATCCCGCCGACGGTCTCATCACGGCGATCGAGGAGGTTGTCGCCGACGTGCGGCCGGACCGCGTCTACACGCACACGTCCCACGACCGGCACCAGGACCACCGCGCGGTGCACGAGGCGGTGCAGGTCGCGGCGCGCCAGGTGCCGAGCCTGTGGTGCTACCAGAGCCCGTCGTCGACCGTGCAGTTCCAGCCCAACAGGTTCGTCGACGTCGACGGCTTCGTGGAGACGAAGCTCCGGATGCTCGCCGCGTACGCGTCGCAGGCACATCGTGACTACATGGACCCCGGCCTGGTGCAGGCGACGGCGCGCTACTGGTCGCGGTTCAGTCCTGCCCTCGCGGTCGAGCCGCTGGAGACGGTGCGGGCGAGCGAGTCGCTCGCCGCCGCCGCGCAGGCGGTTCGGCCTGCCCTCGGGGACGTCGAGGTGGAGCACCTTCGCGGGGTCGACGAGTCGTGA